GTGGTGACATActtaaaacacatgaaaacagtaaagaaCACACAAATAACATGGGAAGCTGGAGAGAACTTGAAAGTCGTTCAAAAAAGGGTCAAACAATTGACAATATTGAGATGGCCATAATACATGCTGAAAGGAGGAGATGGCGGGAAGTTCTCACCAGACTTGTGGCAATTATTAAGTCACTGGCAGAGAGAAATATTGCACTCAGGGGTTCCACAGACCAACTTAATCAGCCAAACAATGGAAATTTCCTTAAGGAAGTGGAGTTAATGGCTCAGTTTGATCCTGTGCTGAAAGAGCACATTATTAAGATTGAAGGAGGAGCCAGTCACACAACCTACCTGGGGAAGACCATTCAAAATGAACTGATTGACTGCCTTAGTGAAAGGATTTTGCATGCCATTGTAAAGGAAATCAATGAGTCCAAATATTACGCAATCATTTTAGACTGCACACCTGATGTGAGCCATGTGGAGCAATTATCAGTTATAATTCGCATTGTCTCTGTTGAAGGCACTCCACAGattaaagaacattttctgGGGTTTCTAGAGGCAGAGGAAACAACAGGAGAAGGCCTCTCAGCCCTCATTCTTAAGAAATTACTACAACTTAATATCCCATTTGATGACTGCAGAGGGCAATCATATGACAATGGAGCAAACATGAAGGGCAAAAATAAGGGAGTCCAAGCTAGACTGCTCCAGGTCAACCCGAGGGCTTTATTTGTGCCATGTGGAGCACACACTGTGAACTTGGTTGTCTCTGATGCAGCAAAAAGCTCTGCTGAAGCCACATGTTACTTTGGCTACCTGCAGAAACTCTTTAATCTGTTTTCTGCTTCCACTCAGAGGTGGGCAACTTTAAAAGAGCATGTGGACATAACAGTGAAGTCCTGGGCAGACACAAGGTGGGAGAGCAGAATCAACAGTGTGGCGGCTGTTAGATTCCAGGCTGGAAAAGTCAGAGATGCGCTTTTAGAAGTCCGTAACGCTGCTTCAGATCCAACTATAAAGATTGAATCACAGTCTTTGGCAGAAGAAATTGGGTCATACCGgttttgtatttgcactgtGGTATGGTTTGAAATTCTCTCCAAAATACAGATAGTGAACAAACATCTTCAGTCTCAGACCATGCAGTTGGATGTAGCTGTTGACCTTCTTGAGAAAGCTGAAGCGTCCCTTGCCAGCTACAGAAACACTGGCTTTGATGAAGCCCTAAAATCTGCCAAAGAGATGTGCGAGAACATGAATGTAGTTGCTGCCCTCAAAGAGAAAAGACTCAGAACTACAAAACAACAGTTCTCTTACGAAGCCCCAGATGAACCTCAGACAGATGCCTTGAAGAAAATGGAGGTTTCATTCTTCAACACCATTGTGGATGTGGCCATTTCATCCTTGAGGGAAAGAACTGGAATGATGAGTGATGTAGCTGATAAATTCAGAGTCCTCATCAACTTTCCCAAACTGAACGCAGAAGACCTTGAGAAACAAGCAAAAGATCTGTGTCAAACCCTTTCCTTTGGAGAGAAAAGTGacctgaacattgaagaattaatcaTGGAACTGCAGTCTTTCCCAAAATGGCCAAAGCAAAACATGACAGCCTTTgaacttcttgtttttctggAGGAGAAAGGCCTGAAAGAGGTTTTTCCAAACATGTGGGTGGCACTGAGAATTGCTGTCACTACCCCTGTGACAGTTGCATCAGCAGAAAGAAGCTTCTCCAAACTGAAGCTCATCAAAAATTACCTGAGGTCCACCATGTCACAGGAGCGACTTAATGGGCTGGCAGTGATGAGTATTAATAGAGAAATATCCAGACAGATTTCGTATGATGCAACCATAGATGCCTTTGCTGCACGCAAGTCAAGACGTGTGAAGTTTTAGACAAAAACACTTGACAAACAGAAGAGTTTTGTTAGTtcatttttgctatttattttttacattatttattttaattattacattgtaaataattattatggtgagaatagaaaaaaacagctgttttccACAGATTTTTGAATTTGCACTAAGGCCTGTTCCCAGACAGAACGTTTAATGTTTGgaagtttgtttgcttttttgttttgtttttgtacattttgagaTATGTTTACTTCGTAGTTCAAGAATTTGCATTAGCACttccagttgttttctttttcacaatTGGAACAGAGTCAAGTGTTGTGGCATTACCTAATGTGTATTACAACTGTGAGTGTAaagtttaaagtaattttgatatTGCACTGTTTTGCATTATTTGTGGATTTGCACTGTTGCACTTCTTTTATCCCAGAAAACTTGAAAGTTTTGTGTATTATAATTTTATAAAGCAATGTTCTTATTATTCAAGAagtatcatgtttttttttaaaacatttaaaactcaaCAGTAAGTATATTGTTTTTACCCCTACCTCGATTTTGATTCCTTGAAGACTCATTTTGTCGGAAATATGAGGCTTTTTCGTAACTTCCTAAAACCTCCTTGGTTTAAAAGATTGGTAACTGTACTTACCCTCTGTCGCCACACGATGGCAGCCAAGGACAGGCAATTTCCAGAGATAAGCTCACAAACAAACAGGCGACCTTTCACCCAGTAACGAGGCATAAGCTGCTGCGGcaattaagagaaaaaaaaacacggagGAAGGCAATCTTTTAGGAGAACAGTGAACAGGGAGAAGAGGCTCTGCTGTTTGTGACGTAGAAGCAACAGACAGCTCGTTTTTCTCAGGTCTGGGAGGGGCTGCTAgttgagcagcagaaacaggaaaagcacaaacaaacggggacaaaaaaaaaaacactttggggGTGTTTTTGAAGAGGAAATAACAGTATGACATGGTTAAAACCTACAAAAAGTGGATTTTGCATGATATAGCTCCTATTGTTATGATTATGTTAACAAATTAAAGCAGGTCTTTAGTGTAGACACCTCTGCTGAATCTCTGCGCAGAGATTTATGGGAAAGTGTATTGGATtcgaagggggggggggggcgccgTATTACTATTTTGCCTAGGGTGCCTGTGaacctagggccggccctggtagttcagatacacacgtggacaaaattgttggtacccctcagttaaagaaggaaaaacccacaattctcactgaaatcacttgaaactcacaaaagtaacaataaataaaaatttattgaaaattaaataatcaaaatcagccatcacttttgaattgttgattaacataattatttaaaaaaaacaaactaatgaaatagggctggacaaaaatgatggtacccataacttaatattttgttgcacaaccttttgaggcaatcactgcaattaaacgatttctgtatttgtcaatgagcgttctgcagctgtcaacaggtattttggcccactcctcatgagcaaacagctccagttgtctcaggtttgatgggtgtcttctccaaatggcatgtttcagctccttccacatatgttcaatgggattcagatctgggctcatagaaggccactttagaatagtccaacgcttttctctcagccattcttgggtgtttttggctgtgtgttttggatcgttgtcctgttggaagacccatgacctgcgactgagaccaagctttctgacactaggcagcacatttctctccagaatgccttgatagtcttcagatttcatcgtaccttgcacactttcaagacaccctgtgccagatgcagcaaagcagccccaaaacattactgagcctcctccatgtttcaccgtagggacagtgttcttttcttcgtatgcttggtttttgagtctatgaacatagagttgatgtgccttaccaaaaagctccagtttggtctcatctgtccaaaggacattctcccagaagctttgtggcttgtcaacatgcatttttgcaaattccagtctcgcttttttatgagtttttttcagctgtggtgtcctccttggtcgtctcccatgaagtccactttggctcaaacaacgacgaatggtgcgatctgacactgatgtaccttggccttggagttcacctttaatttctttggaggttgctctgggctctttggatacaattccaacgatccgtctcttcaatttgtcatcaattttcctcttgcggccacgtccagggaggttggctactgtcccgtgggtcttgaacttctgaataatatgagccactgttgtcacaggaacttcaagctgtttagagatggtcttatagcctttacctttaagatgtttgtctataattttttttcggatgtcctgggacaattctctccttcgctttctgttgtccatgttcagtgtggtacacaccttttcaccaaacagcagggtgactacttgtctccctttaaataggcagactgactgattatgagtttggaaacacctgtgatgtcaattaaatgacacacctgagttaatcatgtcactctggtcaaatagttttcaatcttttatagaggtaccatcatttttgtccaggcctgtttcattagtttgtttttttaaataattatgttaatcaacaattcaaaagtaatggctgtttttgattatttaattttcaataaatttttatttattgttacttttgtgagtttcaagtgatttcagtgagaattgtgggtttttccttctttaactgaggggtaccaacaattttgtccacgtgtgtaaacacttccagcacctctgaacaggaaactttggttcttgcttccagggtcaatcaacacaacgatcacatttttaaaactccacacaGCATCAATAACAGACACCATTAGGGCTGCATGatatatcaaaaaaaaaatcgtttTTGCAATAATGGTAAGTGCGATATCCATATCGCAAAGTTGCGCAataattttatgattatttagatGTATAAATCATGCTTTTTGCATGCATAGACGTTTTCTTGTGACCAATTGAGCGTGACCTTGAAGCCCTCTCCCCCCATCCCAAATAGCATTTTTGCTACCAGcgccacaacacaacatggcagGACACGGGAAGACGACTGTAACGAACAACTTGTGTCTAAAAAACAGCGCACCTCAGAAATTTGGGAGTACTATGGCTTTCGGAGACAGGACGAGTCATATACGCAAGTACTTTGCAAGTCATGCCGAAAAATTGTGGCTACGTCGCGAGGAAACACTACAAATCTGCACAGCCACCTCGAACACAACCACAAGGAACTGTATGCTGTTTTCTTACAATCTAAAACACCACGAGCTACTCCCATGAAGGCAGAGAAAATAAAGGcaagcacacagacaacaattggtgaaagtttttcttctgttacacCATATGAAAAAACTTCCAACTGCCACCAAGGTTTAACTGAGGCCATTACACGTTATATCGTGAAATGCACACTCTCCATTAATGTCGTGTGCAAAGAAGGTTTTTTGGATATGCTGAAAGAATTCGACCGCAGATACCAAGTGCCATCACTGAACTATTTCCCAAGTCGCCATTCCACAGATGTACGAGGCATGCTTGGGGTCTGTAAAAGCGGAGCTTAATAATGTGGATTTCTTTGCAAGCACCACAGATTTATGGTCCAGTCGTACTACTGAGCCCTacatcagttttactgttcacttTCTCACAAATGACTTTGATCTGAAAACACGCTGCTTAGAAGTCTCCTACTTTCCGGACTCCCACACCGGTGAAAATATAGCGGCTGCCCTGTGGGATGTGTTGACGAACTGGGGGTTGCAAGAAGAGGAACAAGTGGTTATCACATCGGACAACAGCACTAATATCCAATATCGCAATATATATCGATATTGCAGTTCTGGACACCCATAtcgcacatacacacgtggacaaaattgttggtacccctcagttaaagaaggaaaaacccacaattctcactgaaatcacttgaaactcacaaaagtaacaataaataaaaatttattgaaaattaaataatcaaaaacagccattacttttgaattgttgattaacataattatttaaaaaaacaaactaatgaaatagggctggacaaaaatgatggtacctctataaaagattgaaaactatttgaccagagtgacatgattaactcaggtgtgtcatttaattgacatcacaggtgtttccaaactcataatcagtcagtctgcctatttaaagggagacaagtagtcaccctgctgtttggtgaaaaggtgtgtaccacactgaacatggacaacagaaagcgaaggagagaattgtcccaggacatccgaaaaaaaattatagacaaacatcttaaaggtaaaggctataagaccatctctaaacagcttgaagttcctgtgacaacagtggctcatattattcagaagttcaagacccacgggacagtagccaacctccctggacgtggccgcaagaggaaaattgatgacaaattgaagagacggatcgttcgaattgtatccaaagagcccagagcaacctccaaagaaattaaaggtgaactccaaggccaaggtacatcagtgtcagatcacaccattcgtcgttgtttgaaccaaagtggacttcatgggagacgaccaaggaggacaccactgctgaaaaaaactcataaaaaagcgagactggaatttgcaaaaatgcatgttgacaagccacaaagcttctgggagaatgtcctttggacagatgagaccaaactggagctttttggtaaggcacatcaactctatgttcatagactcaaaaaccaagcatacgaagaaaagaacactgtccctacggtgaaacatggaggaggctcagtaatgttttggggctgctttgctgcatctggcacagggtgtcttgaaagtgtgcaaggtacgatgaaatctgaagactatcaaggcattctggagagaaatgtgctgcctagtgtcagaaagcttggtctcagtcgcaggtcatgggtcttccaacaggacaacgatccaaaacacacagccaaaaacacccaagaatggctgagagaaaagcgttggactattctaaagtggccttctatgagcccagatctgaatcccattgaacatatgtggaaggagctgaaacatgccatttggagaagacacccatcaaacctgagacaactggagctgtttgctcatgaggagtgggccaaaatacctgttgacagctgcagaacgctcattgacaaatacagaaatcgtttaattgcagtgattgcctcaaaaggttgtgcaacaaaatattaagttatgggtaccatcatttttgtccagccctatttcattagtttgttttttttaaataattatgttaatcaacaattcaaaagtgatggctgattttgattatttaattttcaataaatttttatttattgttacttttgtgagtttcaagtgatttcagtgagaattgtgggtttttccttctttaactgaggggtaccaacaattttgtccacgtgtgtatctgaactactccacactaacagcaactgcattgtgttatcaaacagtttattaataaaactctgacagaggactcagtcattccatcatttcagtccagagacataattccatgtatCGAGATCATTCGTGATCTAAAGAAAGCGCACGTACAGAGTTAGAGAGTATAGAAGTaatgtgttcaactgcattccactattaacatgttgggtttcactgatgagtcaaatcaacagtacagtaaccagcagtaaaataagaataacattaaaatccaaatgtcctgacaggtttgaaggctgaagaggacagcagctttattcagacagattttactggatccccatcaaacctgtctgtgtgaTGTGTAGAAAAGTACCCAGTGGTGTTTACCATTAGAACTTTGTGCTCCTGTATCCACTGTGGAACAACGTGTTcatagaaatgttcagtcatttggagatgcttgtatcattcctgctgctgtttcacgGCTCAAAGACTTCTATTATAAAGCATCAtattctttttgcatcaaacattcAACTGTTGAGCTGAATTTGTTggagacagccagtcctggacaaagtgacagatgtgtgttctctcatcatcacagtagtaaccattatcttttgtctctt
This portion of the Acanthochromis polyacanthus isolate Apoly-LR-REF ecotype Palm Island chromosome 22, KAUST_Apoly_ChrSc, whole genome shotgun sequence genome encodes:
- the LOC127530243 gene encoding zinc finger MYM-type protein 1-like gives rise to the protein MKRLSKPSGAAFRKRRREEEEKRAQSRDALRKYLQPRQGPTVEAAAEEAASSVSQLPSPVAVSDSDSEHSSQALSRSTAVIETQLQNVDAGAVSEAPSSSTVILQTPPQTVEPEGPSTSSLNTIRQPTGAPSTSTDVCEPISAAPIDPADWPPNLSDSERTELVSRGPPVIRSDFSFPKKQDGRSCHHRHFFRLLTNGEKIKRSWLMYSKKKDSLYCFCCKLFSQKTFKLSKDGTDDWKNCGDILKTHENSKEHTNNMGSWRELESRSKKGQTIDNIEMAIIHAERRRWREVLTRLVAIIKSLAERNIALRGSTDQLNQPNNGNFLKEVELMAQFDPVLKEHIIKIEGGASHTTYLGKTIQNELIDCLSERILHAIVKEINESKYYAIILDCTPDVSHVEQLSVIIRIVSVEGTPQIKEHFLGFLEAEETTGEGLSALILKKLLQLNIPFDDCRGQSYDNGANMKGKNKGVQARLLQVNPRALFVPCGAHTVNLVVSDAAKSSAEATCYFGYLQKLFNLFSASTQRWATLKEHVDITVKSWADTRWESRINSVAAVRFQAGKVRDALLEVRNAASDPTIKIESQSLAEEIGSYRFCICTVVWFEILSKIQIVNKHLQSQTMQLDVAVDLLEKAEASLASYRNTGFDEALKSAKEMCENMNVVAALKEKRLRTTKQQFSYEAPDEPQTDALKKMEVSFFNTIVDVAISSLRERTGMMSDVADKFRVLINFPKLNAEDLEKQAKDLCQTLSFGEKSDLNIEELIMELQSFPKWPKQNMTAFELLVFLEEKGLKEVFPNMWVALRIAVTTPVTVASAERSFSKLKLIKNYLRSTMSQERLNGLAVMSINREISRQISYDATIDAFAARKSRRVKF